From one Sulfurirhabdus autotrophica genomic stretch:
- a CDS encoding ABC transporter permease: MINLASRDIAHTLGRYLLTGMGLGLLIGVTLTMAGVYRGMVDDAKVLLHATQADIWVVQEGTLGPFAEPSSLHDDVYRSILGLSGVAEAGNATFLTMQVKQGGKDQRVMISGFEPGHLGEPAFLTAGRPITRPHYEAIVDSKTGFKVGDKIRIRRNDYTVVGLTKRMVSSNGDPMVFISLKDAQEAQFLKDNDAIVNERNRLAANPALNRPGTLGVLAAVEANQFSNHNVNAVLVRVLPGWDAQVVADNIKRWKHMQAYTSDDMEEILVAKLIATAAKQIGLFLMILAVVSATIVAFIIYTMTLSKVKEIAVLKLIGTRNKTIAAMILQEALGLGIIGFFVGKFAATLWAPVFPKYILLESGDAVRAFILTMVMCALASVLAIRAALRIDPAEAIGG, from the coding sequence GTGATTAACCTGGCGAGCCGTGATATTGCACATACACTGGGGCGCTACCTGCTCACAGGTATGGGGCTGGGTTTGCTGATCGGGGTTACGCTGACTATGGCTGGCGTCTATCGCGGTATGGTAGATGATGCCAAGGTGTTGCTGCATGCGACGCAAGCGGATATCTGGGTAGTGCAGGAAGGCACCTTGGGTCCTTTCGCCGAACCCTCCAGTCTGCATGACGATGTTTATCGCAGCATCCTGGGGCTATCCGGCGTGGCAGAGGCGGGGAATGCAACTTTCCTGACCATGCAAGTGAAGCAGGGCGGCAAAGATCAGCGCGTCATGATCTCCGGATTTGAACCGGGGCATTTAGGTGAACCTGCTTTTCTTACGGCAGGTCGGCCGATTACCCGTCCTCACTACGAAGCCATAGTGGATAGCAAAACGGGATTTAAAGTGGGTGATAAAATCCGTATTCGCCGTAATGACTATACGGTGGTTGGATTAACTAAGCGCATGGTATCCAGCAACGGTGATCCCATGGTGTTTATTTCTCTGAAAGATGCCCAGGAAGCCCAATTTCTTAAGGATAATGATGCGATCGTGAATGAACGCAACCGGTTGGCTGCGAATCCTGCGCTGAATCGGCCTGGCACACTGGGTGTGCTGGCTGCCGTAGAAGCTAACCAGTTTTCAAATCACAATGTGAATGCTGTGCTGGTGCGAGTGTTACCCGGCTGGGATGCGCAAGTTGTGGCTGATAACATCAAGCGCTGGAAGCATATGCAGGCTTATACCAGTGACGATATGGAAGAGATTCTGGTAGCCAAGCTGATAGCAACCGCTGCCAAGCAGATTGGGTTGTTTTTAATGATTTTAGCGGTAGTTAGCGCCACAATCGTTGCATTTATCATCTATACGATGACGTTGAGCAAGGTAAAAGAAATTGCCGTGCTGAAACTGATCGGCACAAGAAACAAAACCATTGCAGCCATGATTTTGCAGGAAGCTTTGGGGTTGGGAATCATCGGATTTTTTGTGGGGAAATTTGCGGCAACCTTGTGGGCACCAGTTTTCCCCAAATATATCTTGCTGGAATCCGGAGACGCCGTGCGGGCATTTATACTCACCATGGTCATGTGTGCACTGGCAAGTGTATTGGCTATTCGCGCTGCGCTGCGGATTGATCCGGCAGAGGCAATTGGTGGGTAA
- a CDS encoding ABC transporter ATP-binding protein: MTVTNVETSVQPAILIEGMVKRYGSGDTAVDALKGVDMVIYPGEVVGLIGPSGSGKSTLLKCLGAVIEPTAGRFTLGGKVIYDEGWKVSDLQVLRRDSIGFVFQAPYLIPFLDATDNVALLPMLAGVSNEKARARAMEMLTALDVAHRAKAQVSALSGGEQQRVAIARALANKPPIILADEPTAPLDSERALAVIKILNRLAQQYQTAIIVVTHDEKIIPTFKRIYHIRDGKTYEEKGEGREV, translated from the coding sequence ATGACCGTAACTAATGTAGAAACAAGCGTGCAGCCTGCCATTTTAATCGAAGGAATGGTGAAGCGTTACGGCAGCGGTGATACGGCTGTGGATGCGTTGAAAGGCGTGGATATGGTCATTTATCCCGGAGAAGTGGTAGGGTTGATTGGGCCTAGTGGTTCGGGCAAATCCACCTTGCTGAAATGTCTGGGGGCGGTGATAGAGCCCACTGCTGGCCGCTTTACGCTGGGTGGGAAAGTCATATACGATGAAGGCTGGAAGGTCAGTGATTTGCAGGTATTGCGCCGGGATAGCATCGGTTTTGTGTTTCAGGCACCCTATTTAATTCCCTTTCTGGATGCGACAGATAATGTTGCGCTGTTACCCATGCTGGCAGGGGTGTCCAATGAAAAGGCACGGGCGCGTGCAATGGAAATGCTTACTGCGTTGGATGTGGCACACCGCGCCAAAGCGCAGGTTTCGGCTTTGTCCGGGGGGGAGCAGCAGCGGGTGGCCATTGCCCGTGCGCTTGCTAATAAACCGCCTATCATTCTGGCAGATGAGCCCACCGCACCGTTGGACAGCGAGCGGGCGCTGGCAGTCATCAAGATTCTGAATCGTTTGGCGCAGCAATATCAAACGGCGATCATAGTGGTGACCCACGATGAAAAAATCATTCCGACTTTTAAACGCATTTACCATATTCGAGATGGTAAAACTTACGAAGAAAAAGGCGAGGGGAGAGAAGTATGA
- the groES gene encoding co-chaperone GroES — protein MKIRPLHDRVIVRRLEEERKTASGIVIPDSATEKPDQGEILAVGKGKILENGEVRALDVKVGDKVLFGKYSGQAVKVDGEELLVMREEDIMGVVEK, from the coding sequence ATGAAAATTCGCCCATTGCATGACCGCGTTATTGTCAGACGCTTGGAAGAAGAACGCAAGACCGCATCCGGAATCGTGATTCCAGATTCAGCAACAGAGAAGCCAGACCAAGGTGAAATTCTTGCTGTAGGTAAAGGCAAGATCCTGGAAAACGGCGAAGTTCGCGCCCTGGATGTCAAAGTTGGCGACAAAGTTCTGTTCGGCAAGTATTCCGGCCAAGCCGTTAAGGTTGATGGCGAAGAACTGCTCGTGATGCGTGAAGAAGA
- a CDS encoding MBL fold metallo-hydrolase RNA specificity domain-containing protein, whose amino-acid sequence MKLTFFGAAREVTGSCYLVETDEVRFLVDCGMFQGGREADRKNRDALDFDPRSLDFVLLTHAHIDHSGLLPRLVAFGFRGPIFTTSATADLLGVMLPDSAYIQEKEAERADYQRRKVRKKLKHETAPLYTVAQAQDCLKKLQRVEYGEDVNPHAAVKCRFQDAGHILGSSIIEIWLKENGNERKIVFSGDLGQPGHPLMQDPHAIEETDVLIVESTYGNRLHKGMDETLDELALAINDTLKRKHGNVIIPAFAVGRTQDIIYLLGDLIRQGKIGNHMQIYVDSPMATKATQITMKHFELLDKEAKQLMEWGRTQHDFPKINFVEDVEESMALNDIRGGAIIISASGMCDAGRIKHHLRYNLGRKESTILITGFQASGTLGRRIVDGVKVVNIFKQAIPVRADIYTIGGLSAHADQKALLGWLGHFRKPPGQTFVVHGEASTAQEFAGVLRDQLGWQAIVPGQLESFKIG is encoded by the coding sequence ATGAAACTGACTTTTTTTGGTGCAGCACGTGAGGTTACCGGCTCCTGTTATCTGGTAGAAACGGACGAAGTGCGTTTTCTGGTGGATTGCGGCATGTTTCAAGGGGGAAGGGAGGCTGACCGCAAAAATCGGGATGCTCTGGATTTTGACCCTCGCTCGCTGGATTTTGTGTTATTAACCCACGCGCATATTGATCATTCCGGCCTGTTGCCCAGACTGGTTGCTTTTGGATTTCGTGGTCCGATTTTTACCACTTCTGCTACCGCTGACCTGCTAGGTGTGATGTTGCCTGATAGTGCCTATATTCAGGAAAAAGAAGCTGAACGTGCCGATTATCAGCGCCGTAAAGTCAGAAAAAAGCTGAAGCATGAAACTGCTCCGCTTTATACCGTTGCACAAGCACAGGATTGTCTGAAAAAGCTCCAACGGGTGGAATATGGTGAGGACGTCAATCCCCATGCTGCAGTGAAATGTCGTTTTCAGGATGCAGGCCATATTCTGGGGTCTTCAATTATCGAGATTTGGCTAAAAGAAAACGGAAACGAACGCAAAATAGTATTTTCCGGTGATTTAGGCCAGCCAGGTCATCCACTGATGCAAGATCCCCATGCGATAGAAGAAACCGATGTGCTGATTGTTGAGTCTACCTATGGAAATCGCTTGCACAAGGGAATGGATGAAACGTTGGACGAGTTGGCGCTTGCCATTAATGATACGTTGAAACGCAAGCATGGAAATGTGATTATTCCAGCTTTTGCAGTGGGCCGCACCCAGGACATTATCTATTTACTGGGGGATCTGATACGCCAGGGAAAAATCGGCAATCATATGCAAATTTACGTAGATTCACCCATGGCCACCAAAGCAACGCAAATCACCATGAAGCATTTCGAGCTTCTGGATAAAGAGGCCAAACAATTGATGGAGTGGGGGCGAACGCAGCATGATTTTCCCAAAATCAATTTTGTGGAAGATGTAGAAGAGTCCATGGCTTTGAATGACATTCGTGGAGGGGCGATTATCATTTCGGCCAGCGGTATGTGCGATGCAGGGCGTATTAAGCATCATCTGCGCTATAACCTTGGGCGCAAAGAAAGCACTATTCTGATCACCGGTTTCCAGGCTTCAGGTACATTGGGTCGCCGTATTGTTGATGGCGTGAAAGTCGTGAATATCTTCAAACAGGCAATTCCTGTGCGGGCCGATATTTACACTATTGGTGGATTGTCGGCCCATGCAGACCAGAAAGCCTTGTTAGGCTGGCTTGGCCATTTTCGTAAGCCCCCGGGCCAAACTTTCGTGGTGCATGGTGAAGCCAGCACTGCGCAGGAGTTTGCCGGCGTTTTGAGAGATCAGCTTGGCTGGCAAGCTATTGTTCCAGGACAACTGGAGAGTTTCAAAATAGGGTAA
- a CDS encoding nucleotide sugar dehydrogenase, producing MSIVAVVGLGYVGLPLAVEFGKKMETIGFDLSVEKIESYKRFCDPTGEMTPEDLKSSTKLTVTTDPALLGKADYIIVAVPTPVDEAHQPDFSPLVGSSTSVGRHMKKGAIVIYESTVYPGATEEICVPILEKESGLKWKQDFHVGYSPERINPGDKEHTVTKILKVVSGDDADTLEKVAQLYETVIIAGVHRASSVKVAEAAKVIENTQRDLNIALMNELAIIFDKIGIDTLEVLQAAGTKWNFLPFRPGLVGGHCIGVDPYYLTHKADMMGYHPQVILAGRRINDGMGKFIAEQTVKNMIRAGSHVKGAKVNLLGLTFKENCADLRNSKVIDVINELKTYGIEVYVHDPVSDAAEAKHEYGLDLVAWENLPVADAIVVAVSHKEYLAKPTSEYLAKVVKNGCFIDIKSQFDLNAYNQAGLTTWRL from the coding sequence ATGAGCATCGTCGCAGTTGTAGGATTGGGTTATGTGGGTTTGCCCTTGGCAGTCGAATTTGGCAAGAAAATGGAAACCATTGGTTTCGATCTGTCCGTCGAAAAAATCGAAAGCTACAAACGCTTTTGCGACCCTACAGGCGAAATGACGCCTGAAGATTTGAAATCTTCCACCAAGCTCACCGTTACGACCGACCCCGCACTGCTCGGCAAGGCCGACTACATCATTGTAGCGGTGCCCACCCCCGTAGATGAAGCCCACCAGCCTGACTTCAGTCCCTTGGTTGGCTCCAGCACCAGTGTTGGCCGCCACATGAAAAAAGGCGCCATCGTTATCTATGAATCCACGGTTTACCCCGGTGCCACCGAAGAAATCTGCGTGCCGATACTGGAAAAAGAATCCGGCCTCAAATGGAAACAAGACTTTCATGTGGGCTATTCACCAGAGCGGATCAACCCTGGCGATAAAGAGCACACTGTCACCAAAATCCTGAAAGTGGTTTCTGGTGATGATGCTGACACCCTGGAAAAAGTCGCCCAGCTTTATGAAACCGTAATCATAGCCGGTGTACATCGCGCTTCCAGCGTCAAAGTAGCAGAAGCCGCCAAAGTCATCGAAAACACCCAGCGCGACCTCAATATCGCCCTGATGAACGAACTGGCCATCATTTTCGACAAGATCGGCATCGATACACTGGAAGTGCTGCAAGCCGCTGGTACCAAATGGAACTTTTTGCCCTTCCGTCCGGGTCTGGTAGGCGGTCATTGCATCGGAGTGGACCCCTACTACCTCACCCACAAAGCCGACATGATGGGCTATCATCCCCAGGTGATACTGGCAGGCCGCCGCATTAATGACGGCATGGGTAAATTTATTGCTGAGCAAACCGTCAAAAACATGATTCGTGCTGGCAGCCATGTCAAAGGTGCCAAAGTGAACTTGCTGGGCCTGACCTTCAAGGAAAACTGTGCAGATTTGCGAAATTCCAAAGTAATTGATGTCATCAATGAACTCAAGACCTACGGGATTGAAGTCTATGTACATGACCCGGTATCCGATGCGGCAGAAGCCAAACATGAATACGGGCTGGATCTGGTGGCATGGGAAAACCTGCCTGTCGCCGATGCCATCGTGGTGGCCGTCTCTCATAAAGAATATCTGGCTAAACCCACCAGTGAATATCTTGCCAAAGTCGTGAAAAACGGCTGCTTTATTGACATCAAATCCCAGTTTGACCTGAATGCCTACAATCAGGCAGGGTTAACCACCTGGCGCTTGTAA
- a CDS encoding TetR/AcrR family transcriptional regulator, whose amino-acid sequence MGTTRQRLSAEERQEEIVKVAVDLAAERGVDEVTTKDMADAMGLTQGAIFRHFATKDDIWFAVMQWIRARLMKVIGKAADEGVNPLDSLERMFFAHIAFISKHPAIPRLLFSERLHTKSVKLKQLIQEIMAGYEAKIAALLAEAKSQGIVSAELDENGAAVLYIGMIQGLVIQSSIFRGKRSLEEEARKVFPVYKRGISAK is encoded by the coding sequence ATGGGTACAACAAGACAGCGGCTTTCAGCGGAAGAGCGACAGGAAGAAATCGTCAAGGTGGCGGTGGATCTTGCTGCGGAGCGTGGTGTAGATGAAGTTACTACCAAGGATATGGCGGATGCCATGGGGTTGACTCAGGGGGCTATTTTTCGTCATTTTGCCACCAAGGATGATATCTGGTTTGCAGTCATGCAGTGGATTCGTGCCCGCTTGATGAAGGTGATAGGAAAGGCCGCTGATGAAGGTGTGAATCCTCTGGATTCACTGGAAAGAATGTTTTTTGCCCATATCGCTTTTATCAGTAAGCATCCTGCAATTCCCCGGTTATTGTTCTCTGAGCGGCTGCACACCAAGAGCGTGAAGTTGAAACAGCTGATTCAGGAAATCATGGCGGGGTATGAGGCCAAAATTGCCGCGTTGCTGGCAGAAGCAAAAAGCCAGGGAATCGTCAGTGCGGAGTTGGACGAAAATGGGGCAGCAGTTTTGTATATCGGGATGATACAGGGGTTGGTTATCCAATCATCCATATTCCGTGGAAAACGTTCCCTGGAGGAAGAAGCAAGAAAAGTGTTTCCTGTTTATAAACGGGGAATAAGTGCGAAGTAA
- a CDS encoding S1 family peptidase: MTCFNANVFTRTYRGTVSLTKSVFVSLFVLTLSAGFSAVSADNALSQTIEKIRPSIVGIGTVMQTRSPPASFRGTGFVVGDGLHIITNAHVVSPLLDTEQKEMLAIFVGRGESAQARQATKVAVDAEHDLALLKITGKPLPAMTIGDSNSTKEGEEYAFTGFPIGMVLGLYPVTHRATVSALTPIVTPALSAKQLDANVLKRIRTPFEVFQLDATAYPGNSGSPLYDPATGKVYGIINMVFVKGTKENAITNPSGIAYAIPANYIYTFMQQNP, from the coding sequence ATGACTTGTTTTAATGCTAACGTTTTCACCCGCACTTATCGCGGTACAGTTTCATTAACCAAGTCTGTTTTTGTCAGCCTGTTTGTACTCACTTTATCTGCCGGTTTCTCTGCGGTCAGCGCAGACAACGCCCTCTCGCAAACCATTGAAAAAATCAGGCCTTCTATTGTTGGCATTGGCACAGTGATGCAAACCCGTTCACCCCCAGCCAGCTTTCGCGGTACCGGGTTTGTCGTAGGGGACGGACTCCATATCATCACCAATGCCCATGTGGTTTCACCTTTGCTGGATACTGAACAAAAAGAGATGCTGGCCATTTTTGTCGGACGAGGCGAGTCTGCTCAGGCTCGCCAGGCAACAAAAGTCGCAGTGGATGCAGAACATGATCTGGCATTATTAAAAATCACTGGGAAACCTTTGCCTGCAATGACCATTGGCGACTCAAATTCCACCAAAGAAGGGGAAGAGTATGCTTTCACCGGATTTCCTATCGGCATGGTTTTAGGTCTTTATCCTGTTACACACCGCGCCACGGTTTCCGCCCTCACTCCTATTGTTACCCCGGCACTTTCTGCCAAACAACTGGACGCTAACGTATTGAAACGAATCCGCACGCCATTCGAGGTGTTCCAACTGGATGCAACAGCCTACCCTGGCAACAGTGGCAGCCCTTTGTACGACCCGGCAACTGGCAAGGTTTATGGCATCATAAATATGGTATTTGTTAAGGGAACGAAAGAAAATGCCATCACCAATCCTAGCGGTATTGCCTACGCCATACCGGCCAATTACATTTATACGTTCATGCAGCAAAACCCCTGA
- a CDS encoding efflux RND transporter periplasmic adaptor subunit — MIKNWKSYALAGGALLFLASLGWLITHRGPLAPITVVTASVEQGDLRASVSGIGTVEARLSYAIGPTQAGRLLKVMVDQGDLVQAGQVLAEIDPVDLEQRIRATESAAQRAQQSVLIATAQEKEAQSRYRLARANASRYKALVAKNFVSNEMAESRQNEAQIAEAAMEAARSGVVAARKDAEKAGAERAGLIKQRDNLKLVSTTDGLVVSRDAEPGTTVVAGQAVFHLVDPGSLWVRARVDQAQARGVAKAQSAQIVLRSSQNESLAGQVTRIEMQSDSVTEERVINVSFVHPPKRLYLGELAEVTIQQENAKDVLNVPSAAVKKQDSQTGVWQIAEGKSKFVPVQVGIQTLDGKTQLKNGLKKGDKVIVYSSAQLREGMKVREQQSSD; from the coding sequence ATGATCAAGAATTGGAAATCCTATGCTTTAGCCGGAGGCGCATTGTTATTTCTGGCAAGTCTGGGGTGGCTGATAACGCATCGTGGTCCTTTGGCACCCATTACTGTTGTAACGGCCAGTGTTGAGCAAGGAGATTTGCGTGCCAGCGTATCCGGGATCGGGACGGTAGAGGCGCGGTTATCCTATGCGATTGGTCCAACACAGGCAGGGCGACTACTAAAAGTGATGGTGGATCAGGGGGATTTGGTGCAAGCCGGGCAAGTGTTGGCTGAAATTGATCCGGTAGATCTTGAGCAGCGCATTCGTGCTACGGAAAGTGCTGCTCAACGGGCTCAACAATCTGTTTTGATAGCGACAGCACAGGAAAAAGAAGCGCAAAGCAGATACCGATTGGCGCGGGCTAATGCATCACGCTATAAGGCATTGGTCGCAAAAAACTTTGTTAGTAATGAGATGGCCGAAAGCCGTCAGAACGAAGCGCAAATCGCAGAGGCCGCTATGGAGGCTGCACGTTCCGGTGTAGTTGCAGCACGAAAAGATGCGGAAAAAGCGGGAGCAGAGCGCGCAGGATTGATCAAACAGCGCGATAACCTGAAACTGGTTAGCACCACTGATGGATTGGTGGTGTCACGTGATGCCGAACCGGGAACGACCGTCGTAGCAGGGCAAGCGGTATTTCATCTGGTTGACCCTGGCAGCTTGTGGGTGAGAGCGCGGGTAGATCAGGCCCAGGCACGGGGAGTTGCAAAAGCTCAGTCTGCGCAAATTGTATTGCGCTCAAGCCAGAATGAATCCTTGGCTGGGCAGGTAACACGTATAGAAATGCAAAGTGATAGCGTGACAGAAGAGCGGGTGATCAATGTCTCTTTTGTGCATCCCCCAAAAAGGCTTTATCTCGGGGAATTGGCAGAGGTGACGATACAACAGGAAAACGCAAAAGATGTGCTGAATGTGCCTAGTGCGGCAGTGAAAAAACAAGATAGTCAAACCGGGGTGTGGCAAATTGCAGAAGGAAAATCCAAGTTTGTTCCGGTGCAAGTGGGGATTCAGACCTTGGACGGGAAAACCCAGCTTAAAAATGGCTTGAAAAAGGGCGATAAGGTCATTGTATATAGCAGTGCTCAATTGCGTGAGGGCATGAAAGTGCGGGAGCAGCAAAGCAGTGATTAA
- the bioA gene encoding adenosylmethionine--8-amino-7-oxononanoate transaminase, which translates to MSNKAFLERSLAAVWHPCTQMKQHETLPLVPISRGNGVWLYDFGGNRYLDAVSSWWVNLFGHCNPRINAALKEQLDKLEHVILAGFTHEPVIQLSERLSQLAPGNLGHCFYGSDGASATEIALKMSFHSWRNRGKSKKTGFVSLQNSYHGETLGALSVTDVALFKDIYAPLLRQSVQVPTPDWRYAAAGETSEAYALRCATSLENHISKHHEEIAALILEPLVQCAAGMGMYHPVYLKRAREICDQYEVHLIADEIAVGFGRTGTLFACEQAGIQPDFLCLSKGITGGYLPLSVVMTHDGVYQTFYDDEVTRGFLHSHSYTGNALACRAALATLDIFEQDHVIERNREKTTQINELMIPLRDHPRVKNFRQIGMIWAFEVDNAAPDFAKNFYLSALSHELLLRPIGNTVYFMPPYVITNDEMQLLVERTLEIIKTV; encoded by the coding sequence ATGAGTAATAAGGCTTTTCTTGAGCGTAGCCTTGCTGCCGTTTGGCATCCCTGTACACAGATGAAGCAGCATGAAACCTTGCCGCTTGTGCCAATTTCTCGTGGCAATGGGGTATGGCTGTATGATTTTGGTGGAAATCGCTATCTGGATGCAGTCAGTTCCTGGTGGGTCAATTTGTTCGGGCATTGCAACCCGCGCATTAACGCAGCACTGAAAGAACAGTTGGACAAACTGGAGCATGTCATCCTGGCTGGCTTTACCCATGAGCCGGTGATTCAACTGTCTGAACGGTTAAGTCAATTGGCGCCAGGTAATCTGGGGCACTGTTTCTATGGTTCGGATGGGGCATCGGCTACTGAAATTGCGCTGAAGATGAGTTTTCATAGCTGGCGTAATCGAGGTAAATCAAAGAAAACTGGTTTTGTCAGCTTGCAAAACAGTTATCACGGAGAAACACTGGGCGCATTGTCTGTGACAGATGTGGCGCTATTTAAAGATATTTATGCGCCTTTGTTACGACAAAGCGTGCAAGTACCTACGCCAGACTGGCGATATGCCGCAGCGGGGGAAACGTCAGAAGCGTACGCACTGCGTTGCGCAACATCGCTTGAAAACCACATCAGCAAGCACCACGAAGAAATTGCTGCACTGATACTGGAACCTTTGGTGCAGTGTGCGGCTGGTATGGGAATGTATCACCCTGTATATCTTAAACGAGCGAGGGAGATCTGTGATCAATATGAGGTCCATTTGATTGCGGATGAAATTGCCGTCGGATTTGGGCGCACAGGAACGTTGTTTGCCTGCGAACAAGCTGGAATTCAGCCAGATTTTTTGTGTTTATCCAAAGGGATTACCGGTGGGTATTTACCTTTGTCAGTAGTGATGACGCATGATGGTGTTTATCAGACATTTTACGATGATGAGGTCACACGTGGGTTTTTGCATTCTCATTCTTATACCGGGAATGCGCTGGCGTGCCGGGCTGCACTGGCAACGCTGGATATCTTTGAGCAGGATCATGTAATAGAGCGTAATCGAGAGAAAACTACGCAGATCAATGAACTAATGATTCCGTTGCGTGACCACCCCAGGGTAAAAAACTTTCGGCAAATTGGTATGATCTGGGCTTTTGAAGTGGATAATGCCGCACCGGATTTTGCAAAAAACTTCTATTTAAGTGCCTTGTCGCATGAGCTATTGCTGCGCCCGATAGGCAATACGGTATATTTTATGCCTCCCTATGTGATAACCAATGATGAAATGCAGTTGTTGGTAGAACGAACGCTGGAAATTATCAAAACAGTCTAG